Proteins encoded within one genomic window of Oryza brachyantha chromosome 7, ObraRS2, whole genome shotgun sequence:
- the LOC102703320 gene encoding ADP-ribosylation factor GTPase-activating protein AGD5 isoform X1: MNEKASVSKELNAKHKKILEGLLRLPENRECADCKSKGPRWASVNLGIFICMQCSGIHRSLGVHISKVRSATLDTWLPEQVAFIQSMGNEKSNSYWEAELPPNYDRVGIENFIRAKYEDKRWIPRNGTSRPSSGARDEKSPEPQASASRGGHNQRSSFEQHRTSPAPVSKIAPVASRIPTQQASHQPKTKPVPKVSPPQPDKTPVKVDATPPKVEKPSVPPPPKVDYATDLFSMLSMDGATEKEPESSSNDDSAWEGFQSAEPLPSSDKKDSAKPVESKPQSTSGIEDLFKDSPAVTVSSAPVVPQANVKNDIMSLFEKTSMVSPYAVQQQQLAFMTPQQLALLSQQQALLMAALKAGNAPQMIPGNAGLQNGNGSNPANGNLPLHTWTNIGYQNPGLTPAAGQNGVTKVANNSQEFSPGNFNFSTPGAYNISPSVPANGAASAAANKSTPSSTSSSLPSQSGKDYDFSSLTQGLFSKR; encoded by the exons ATATTAGAAGGCCTCCTGCGGCTGCCTGAGAACAGAGAATGTGCAGACTGCAAGTCAAA GGGTCCTCGCTGGGCAAGTGTAAACCTTGGGATCTTTATATGCATGCAGTGTTCTGGAATTCATAGAAGCCTCGGGGTACATATATCTAAG GTAAGATCTGCTACCCTGGATACATGGCTGCCAGAGCAAGTTGCATTTATTCAAT CAATGGGGAATGAAAAGTCAAATAGCTACTGGGAAGCAGAGCTGCCCCCTAACTATGATAGGGTTGGGATAGAAAACTTCATCCGCGCGAA ATACGAGGACAAGAGGTGGATACCGAGGAATGGGACGTCAAGACCGTCATCTGGTGCTAGAGATGAGAAGAGCCCAGAGCCACAGGCTAGTGCTAGCAGGGGTGGACATAATCAAAGATCTTCATTTGAGCAACACCGTACTTCACCAGCGCCAGTGAGCAAAATTGCTCCGGTAGCTTCTAGGATTCCCACCCAG CAGGCATCGCATCAGCCAAAAACTAAACCTGTTCCCAAGGTTTCACCTCCTCAACCTGACAAAACACCAGTTAAAGTTGATGCGACACCACCAAAAGTTGAGAAGCCATCAGTTCCACCACCTCCTAAGGTTGACTATGCGACTGATCTCTTCAGCATGTTATCAATGGATGGAGCAACTGAGAAAGAACCAGAGTCATCTTCTAATGATGATAGTGCTTGGGAGGGCTTCCAGT CTGCAGAACCTTTACCTAGCTCAGACAAAAAGGATTCCGCTAAGCCAGTAGAAAGTAAGCCCCAGTCCACATCAGGCATAGAGGACTTGTTTAAAGATTCACCAGCGGTGACAGTATCCTCAGCTCCAGTTGTTCCACAAGCAAATGTGAAGAATGATATCATGAGTCTGTTCGAGAAG ACCAGTATGGTTTCACCATATGCTGTTCAGCAACAGCAGCTTGCTTTTATGACCCCCCAGCAGCTTGCTCTTCTGTCTCAGCAGCAAGCTTTACTAATGGCTGCTCTTAAAGCTGGAAATGCACCCCAGATGATTCCAGGTAATGCCGGTCTGCAAAATGGTAATGGTTCCAATCCCGCCAATGGAAACTTGCCTTTGCATACCTGGACAAATATTGGTTATCAGAACCCTGGGTTGACTCCAGCAGCAGGACAGAATGGTGTCACCAAG GTCGCAAACAACAGTCAGGAATTCTCTCCTGGGAACTTCAATTTTAGTACACCAGG AGCATACAACATTAGTCCATCTGTCCCAGCAAATGGGGCCGCAAGTGCAGCTGCTAACAAGAGCACACCATCTTCTACCTCTTCTTCCCTGCCCTCTCAATCTGGCAAAGATTATGATTTTTCGTCATTAACTCAAGGATTGTTCTCCAAGAGATGA
- the LOC102703048 gene encoding elongator complex protein 1 isoform X2: protein MIGKCCSRLLSTLIDPAGEINCPSGQIQSSVSWRGDGKFFATLGGLEGSSQKLTIWDRESGNMHSSSDTKAFIGASLDWMPSGAKVATVHDRKAEGKSPLVVFYEKNGLERSHFSIDEPAEAVIQALKWNCNSELLAALVSCGQYDAVKIWFCNNNHWYLKQELRYAKKEGVRFYWDQTKPMHLICWTLDGQVITHRFAWTTAVSEASIALVIDGSNILVSPLNLGLMPPPMSLFHLSFPCAVNEVSFLSDNSKNHIAAYLSNGGLCLLVLPVADTWEEFEGSGISVNLCFSESTLNNYMHLTWIDTDTLIGICCHSDSCSSTIMNSSGVSGLPEKHNSPYFVNEIELVCSEDSLLGSVCSSGWHARISKKMPLQAPVIGISRNPAKGGSAFIQLSGGRIVEYCSNVNLFRMSSPIHVSEASSDYAFPTSCPWMTAVLCHENGIVMPLLVGLDDSSKLHVGKRLLSSNCSSFTFYSSAYGATEKVVTHLLVTTKQDLLFIVDINEILLRNGEVTIDNHIRSHPRGKQSKEHITVWEKGAKLIGVLHGDDAAVIMQTTRGNLECIYPRKLVLVSIVQALVQGRFRDALDMVRRHRIDFNMIVDYCGWKVFVKSAADFVKQVNNLSHISEFVCSIKNENVSSKLYETYITFPDQCATSVADAVNSDGLLSDNKVTSVLMAIRKALDVQIEESSSRELCILTTLARSEPPLLEEALNRIKAIRELELLGIDDSRRKLYPSSEESLKHLLWLTDPEAVFNAALGLYDLNLTAIVALNSQKDPKEFIPFLKSLECLPPAIMKYTVDLRLGRYESALKNIVSAGNEYHEDCMKLLNSNPQLFPLGLQLFTDPDKRHQILEAWGDQLSEEKCFADAAITYQCCSSYHKSLKAYRACGDWRGVFTVAGLLKYKNEEIIQLAHELCDEFQALGKPGDAAKIALDYCSDVERGVCYYVTAREWEEALRVAYMHNRQDLVDNVRDAALECAALLISEYQEGLLKVGKYLARYVAVRQRRLSLAAKLQSEDRFMDVEDDNISEVSTSFSEMSAYTTRSTKESSASVISSNASKSRGARRQKKGGKIRAGSPGEEMALVEHLKGMSLTSSALTELKSLLVVLIQLGKEETARLVQLAGDNFELSQRAAVKLAEDTVSNNKIDENAHTLEHYVKMVRAHQPADSEANCWRIKALSPPRIGV from the exons ATGATTGGGAAATGTTGTTCGAGACTTCTCTCAACCCTGAT TGATCCTGCAGGTGAAATCAACTGTCCCAGTGGTCAGATCCAAAGTTCTGTTTCTTGGAGGGGTGATGGAAAGTTTTTTGCTACGCTTGGTGGGCTTGAAGGGAGCTCTCAGAAACTTACTATCTGGGATCGTGAATCAGGAAATATGCATTCTTCTTCAGATACCAAGGCTTTTATAGGAGCATCACTAGATTGGATGCCAAGTGGAGCCAAGGTTGCCACTGTACATGACCGGAAGGCAGAAGGAAAGTCTCCTCTTGTTGTATTCTATGAAAAGAATGGCTTAGAAAGGAGCCACTTTTCTATTGATGAGCCAGCAGAGGCAGTCATCCAAGCTTTAAAATGGAACTGCAATTCTGAACTCCTAGCTGCTCTAGTTTCTTGTGGCCAGTATGATGCCGTCAAAATATGGTTCTGCAATAACAATCACTGGTACTTGAAACAAGAACTGCGCTATGCAAAGAAAGAAGGGGTGAGGTTCTATTGGGATCAAACAAAACCAATGCATCTTATCTGCTGGACATTAGATGGTCAGGTCATCACGCACAGGTTTGCTTGGACTACCGCTGTCAGTGAGGCTTCTATTGCACTTGTTATTGATGGTTCGAATATCCTTGTGAGTCCTCTCAATTTGGGTCTTATGCCACCCCCAATGTCTTTGTTCCATCTTTCATTTCCTTGTGCTGTGAATGAGGTTTCTTTCCTATCCGATAACTCGAAGAACCACATTGCTGCTTATCTTTCAAATGGAGGTCTGTGTTTGTTGGTACTTCCAGTGGCAGATACTTGGGAAGAGTTTGAAGGCAGCGGGATATCTGTTAACCTTTGCTTTTCTGAGTCAACGCTGAATAACTATATGCACCTGACTTGGATTGATACAGATACCTTGATCGGTATTTGTTGCCACAGTGACTCCTGCTCTTCAACAATCATGAACTCCAGTGGAGTTAGTGGCCTTCCAGAGAAACATAACTCACCATATTTTGTCAATGAGATTGAACTTGTCTGTTCTGAGGATTCTTTGCTAGGTTCAGTCTGCTCATCTGGTTGGCACGCAAGAATATCAAAGAAAATGCCTCTGCAGGCTCCAGTTATTGGAATATCTCGAAATCCAGCAAAAGGAGGTTCAGCCTTTATTCAGTTAAGTGGAGGAAGGATTGTTGAATACTGCTCAAATGTGAATTTGTTTAGAATGTCTTCCCCAATACATGTTAGTGAAGCCAGTTCTGACTATGCTTTTCCAACGTCATGCCCTTGGATGACTGCTGTCCTATGCCATGAAAATGGTATAGTTATGCCACTTCTCGTTGGACTTGATGACAGCAGCAAGTTGCATGTGGGCAAAAGGTTATTGAGCAGCAACTGTAGCAGTTTCACATTCTATTCCAGTGCTTATGGAGCTACTGAGAAGGTTGTGACCCACTTGCTTGTGACTACTAAGCAGGATCTTTTGTTCATTGTGGATATCAATGAGATTTTACTGAGAAACGGTGAGGTGACGATTGATAACCATATCAGGAGTCATCCTCGAggaaagcaaagcaaagagCATATCACTGTATGGGAAAAGGGAGCAAAGCTGATTGGTGTTCTCCATGGTGATGACGCAGCTGTCATAATGCAAACCACCCGTGGTAACTTAGAGTGTATATACCCGAGGAAGCTGGTCCTTGTTTCAATTGTTCAGGCACTGGTTCAGGGACGTTTTAGAGATGCATTAGACATGGTAAGGCGCCATCGGATTGATTTCAATATGATAGTTGACTACTGTGGCTGGAAAGTTTTTGTAAAGTCCGCGGCAGATTTTGTTAAACAAGTCAATAATCTTAGCCACATCAGTGAATTTGTTTGTTCAATAAAGAATGAGAATGTCAGCAGCAAATTGTATGAGACCTACATAACATTTCCTGATCAGTGTGCAACCTCTGTGGCCGATGCTGTAAATTCAGATGGCCTATTGTCAGATAACAAAGTCACATCTGTGCTGATGGCAATTCGAAAAGCCCTTGATGTGCAGATTGAAGAAAGCTCATCAAGAGAACTCTGTATACTGACTACTTTAGCCCGTAGTGAACCTCCGCTGTTGGAGGAAGCACTAAATAGAATAAAAGCCATTCGAGAACTGGAACTTCTTGGGATTGATGATTCCAGGAGAAAGCTTTACCCATCTTCTGAAGAGTCCCTGAAGCACTTGCTTTGGTTGACTGACCCAGAGGCTGTTTTTAATGCTGCTTTGGGACTGTATGATCTGAATCTTACTGCTATAGTAGCTTTGAATTCCCAAAAAGATCCAAAAGAGTTCATTCCTTTTCTCAAGAGTCTTGAATGCCTTCCTCCTGCTATTATGAAGTACACGGTTGATTTAAGACTTGGAAGATATGAAAGTGCTCTTAAGAACATTGTTTCTGCTGGTAATGAGTATCATGAGGACTGTATGAAACTCCTCAATTCTAACCCTCAATTGTTCCCTCTGGGCCTGCAGTTATTTACTGACCCAGATAAAAGGCATCAGATTCTTGAGGCATGGGGTGACCAACTTTCTGAAGAGAAATGCTTTGCGGATGCTGCAATAACTTATCAATGTTGTTCATCATATCACAAGTCTTTGAAGGCATATCGCGCTTGTGGGGATTGGAGAGGTGTATTCACTGTTGCTGGTCTTCTGAAGTacaaaaatgaagaaattatTCAACTAGCCCATGAACTATGTGATGAGTTCCAAGCACTTGGAAAACCAGGGGATGCTGCTAAAATAGCACTGGACTACTGTTCAGATGTTGAAAGAGGTGTTTGTTACTATGTCACGGCAAGAGAATGGGAAGAAGCTCTTCGAGTAGCTTATATGCACAACCGGCAGGATCTGGTTGACAATGTTAGAGATGCAGCTTTGGAATGTGCTGCTTTGCTGATTTCTGAGTATCAAGAAGGATTGCTAAAGGTGGGTAAATATCTGGCTCGTTATGTTGCTGTGCGGCAGAGGAGACTGTCACTAGCAGCCAAGCTCCAGTCAGAAGACCGATTTATGGATGTTGAAGATGACAATATCTCAGAAGTCAGCACTAGCTTCAGCGAAATGAGCGCGTATACCACGAG GTCAACTAAGGAGTCAAGTGCTTCTGTCATATCTAGTAATGCCAGCAAGTCAAGAGGAGCAAGGCGACAAAAGAAAGGTGGCAAGATACGAGCTGGAAG CCCTGGGGAGGAGATGGCACTTGTGGAGCATCTTAAAGGAATGTCTCTGACCTCTAGTGCTCTAACTGAGCTTAAAAGCCTACTTGTGGTTCTAATACAACTAGGGAAAGAAGAAACTGCCCGTCTGGTGCAGCTGGCTGGAGATAATTTTGAGCTATCTCAAAGGGCTGCAGTGAAGTTGGCTGAGGATACTGTTTCTAACAATAAGATAGATGAGAATGCACATACACTTGAGCATTACGTGAAAATGGTGAGAGCTCATCAGCCCGCTGATAGTGAAGCCAATTGTTGGCGAATCAAAGCATTGTCACCGCCTAGGATTGGTGTGTAA
- the LOC102703320 gene encoding ADP-ribosylation factor GTPase-activating protein AGD5 isoform X2, with protein sequence MNEKASVSKELNAKHKKILEGLLRLPENRECADCKSKGPRWASVNLGIFICMQCSGIHRSLGVHISKVRSATLDTWLPEQVAFIQSMGNEKSNSYWEAELPPNYDRVGIENFIRAKYEDKRWIPRNGTSRPSSGARDEKSPEPQASASRGGHNQRSSFEQHRTSPAPVSKIAPVASRIPTQASHQPKTKPVPKVSPPQPDKTPVKVDATPPKVEKPSVPPPPKVDYATDLFSMLSMDGATEKEPESSSNDDSAWEGFQSAEPLPSSDKKDSAKPVESKPQSTSGIEDLFKDSPAVTVSSAPVVPQANVKNDIMSLFEKTSMVSPYAVQQQQLAFMTPQQLALLSQQQALLMAALKAGNAPQMIPGNAGLQNGNGSNPANGNLPLHTWTNIGYQNPGLTPAAGQNGVTKVANNSQEFSPGNFNFSTPGAYNISPSVPANGAASAAANKSTPSSTSSSLPSQSGKDYDFSSLTQGLFSKR encoded by the exons ATATTAGAAGGCCTCCTGCGGCTGCCTGAGAACAGAGAATGTGCAGACTGCAAGTCAAA GGGTCCTCGCTGGGCAAGTGTAAACCTTGGGATCTTTATATGCATGCAGTGTTCTGGAATTCATAGAAGCCTCGGGGTACATATATCTAAG GTAAGATCTGCTACCCTGGATACATGGCTGCCAGAGCAAGTTGCATTTATTCAAT CAATGGGGAATGAAAAGTCAAATAGCTACTGGGAAGCAGAGCTGCCCCCTAACTATGATAGGGTTGGGATAGAAAACTTCATCCGCGCGAA ATACGAGGACAAGAGGTGGATACCGAGGAATGGGACGTCAAGACCGTCATCTGGTGCTAGAGATGAGAAGAGCCCAGAGCCACAGGCTAGTGCTAGCAGGGGTGGACATAATCAAAGATCTTCATTTGAGCAACACCGTACTTCACCAGCGCCAGTGAGCAAAATTGCTCCGGTAGCTTCTAGGATTCCCACCCAG GCATCGCATCAGCCAAAAACTAAACCTGTTCCCAAGGTTTCACCTCCTCAACCTGACAAAACACCAGTTAAAGTTGATGCGACACCACCAAAAGTTGAGAAGCCATCAGTTCCACCACCTCCTAAGGTTGACTATGCGACTGATCTCTTCAGCATGTTATCAATGGATGGAGCAACTGAGAAAGAACCAGAGTCATCTTCTAATGATGATAGTGCTTGGGAGGGCTTCCAGT CTGCAGAACCTTTACCTAGCTCAGACAAAAAGGATTCCGCTAAGCCAGTAGAAAGTAAGCCCCAGTCCACATCAGGCATAGAGGACTTGTTTAAAGATTCACCAGCGGTGACAGTATCCTCAGCTCCAGTTGTTCCACAAGCAAATGTGAAGAATGATATCATGAGTCTGTTCGAGAAG ACCAGTATGGTTTCACCATATGCTGTTCAGCAACAGCAGCTTGCTTTTATGACCCCCCAGCAGCTTGCTCTTCTGTCTCAGCAGCAAGCTTTACTAATGGCTGCTCTTAAAGCTGGAAATGCACCCCAGATGATTCCAGGTAATGCCGGTCTGCAAAATGGTAATGGTTCCAATCCCGCCAATGGAAACTTGCCTTTGCATACCTGGACAAATATTGGTTATCAGAACCCTGGGTTGACTCCAGCAGCAGGACAGAATGGTGTCACCAAG GTCGCAAACAACAGTCAGGAATTCTCTCCTGGGAACTTCAATTTTAGTACACCAGG AGCATACAACATTAGTCCATCTGTCCCAGCAAATGGGGCCGCAAGTGCAGCTGCTAACAAGAGCACACCATCTTCTACCTCTTCTTCCCTGCCCTCTCAATCTGGCAAAGATTATGATTTTTCGTCATTAACTCAAGGATTGTTCTCCAAGAGATGA
- the LOC102703048 gene encoding elongator complex protein 1 isoform X1 yields the protein MKNLKVVTRVVQKLQLQLDGETVVVSAVDAERRRAFFVSSENFLYSVDLPAPTQQPLQWSETTLVSNAEEVVLEPGDYIVAMDYLMEKEALLLGSSTGCILLYNVDEKTTEVVGRLEGGVKTIASSPDGALISVTSGFGQLLVMTNDWEMLFETSLNPDSDPAGEINCPSGQIQSSVSWRGDGKFFATLGGLEGSSQKLTIWDRESGNMHSSSDTKAFIGASLDWMPSGAKVATVHDRKAEGKSPLVVFYEKNGLERSHFSIDEPAEAVIQALKWNCNSELLAALVSCGQYDAVKIWFCNNNHWYLKQELRYAKKEGVRFYWDQTKPMHLICWTLDGQVITHRFAWTTAVSEASIALVIDGSNILVSPLNLGLMPPPMSLFHLSFPCAVNEVSFLSDNSKNHIAAYLSNGGLCLLVLPVADTWEEFEGSGISVNLCFSESTLNNYMHLTWIDTDTLIGICCHSDSCSSTIMNSSGVSGLPEKHNSPYFVNEIELVCSEDSLLGSVCSSGWHARISKKMPLQAPVIGISRNPAKGGSAFIQLSGGRIVEYCSNVNLFRMSSPIHVSEASSDYAFPTSCPWMTAVLCHENGIVMPLLVGLDDSSKLHVGKRLLSSNCSSFTFYSSAYGATEKVVTHLLVTTKQDLLFIVDINEILLRNGEVTIDNHIRSHPRGKQSKEHITVWEKGAKLIGVLHGDDAAVIMQTTRGNLECIYPRKLVLVSIVQALVQGRFRDALDMVRRHRIDFNMIVDYCGWKVFVKSAADFVKQVNNLSHISEFVCSIKNENVSSKLYETYITFPDQCATSVADAVNSDGLLSDNKVTSVLMAIRKALDVQIEESSSRELCILTTLARSEPPLLEEALNRIKAIRELELLGIDDSRRKLYPSSEESLKHLLWLTDPEAVFNAALGLYDLNLTAIVALNSQKDPKEFIPFLKSLECLPPAIMKYTVDLRLGRYESALKNIVSAGNEYHEDCMKLLNSNPQLFPLGLQLFTDPDKRHQILEAWGDQLSEEKCFADAAITYQCCSSYHKSLKAYRACGDWRGVFTVAGLLKYKNEEIIQLAHELCDEFQALGKPGDAAKIALDYCSDVERGVCYYVTAREWEEALRVAYMHNRQDLVDNVRDAALECAALLISEYQEGLLKVGKYLARYVAVRQRRLSLAAKLQSEDRFMDVEDDNISEVSTSFSEMSAYTTRSTKESSASVISSNASKSRGARRQKKGGKIRAGSPGEEMALVEHLKGMSLTSSALTELKSLLVVLIQLGKEETARLVQLAGDNFELSQRAAVKLAEDTVSNNKIDENAHTLEHYVKMVRAHQPADSEANCWRIKALSPPRIGV from the exons CAACCACTGCAATGGAGCGAAACCACCCTAGTCTCCAATGCAGAGGAGGTTGTCCTTGAACCTGGAGATTACATAGTTGCCATGGATTATCTAATGGAGAAGGAGGCTCTGCTGCTTGGTTCATCAACTGGTTGTATATTGTTGTACAACGTGGATGAGAAAACCACTGAAGTTGTGGGAAGACTGGAGGGCGGTGTCAAGACCATTGCCTCTAGTCCTGATGGGGCCCTTATTTCTGTTACGTCTGGGTTTGGGCAATTACTTGTCATGACAAATGATTGGGAAATGTTGTTCGAGACTTCTCTCAACCCTGAT AGTGATCCTGCAGGTGAAATCAACTGTCCCAGTGGTCAGATCCAAAGTTCTGTTTCTTGGAGGGGTGATGGAAAGTTTTTTGCTACGCTTGGTGGGCTTGAAGGGAGCTCTCAGAAACTTACTATCTGGGATCGTGAATCAGGAAATATGCATTCTTCTTCAGATACCAAGGCTTTTATAGGAGCATCACTAGATTGGATGCCAAGTGGAGCCAAGGTTGCCACTGTACATGACCGGAAGGCAGAAGGAAAGTCTCCTCTTGTTGTATTCTATGAAAAGAATGGCTTAGAAAGGAGCCACTTTTCTATTGATGAGCCAGCAGAGGCAGTCATCCAAGCTTTAAAATGGAACTGCAATTCTGAACTCCTAGCTGCTCTAGTTTCTTGTGGCCAGTATGATGCCGTCAAAATATGGTTCTGCAATAACAATCACTGGTACTTGAAACAAGAACTGCGCTATGCAAAGAAAGAAGGGGTGAGGTTCTATTGGGATCAAACAAAACCAATGCATCTTATCTGCTGGACATTAGATGGTCAGGTCATCACGCACAGGTTTGCTTGGACTACCGCTGTCAGTGAGGCTTCTATTGCACTTGTTATTGATGGTTCGAATATCCTTGTGAGTCCTCTCAATTTGGGTCTTATGCCACCCCCAATGTCTTTGTTCCATCTTTCATTTCCTTGTGCTGTGAATGAGGTTTCTTTCCTATCCGATAACTCGAAGAACCACATTGCTGCTTATCTTTCAAATGGAGGTCTGTGTTTGTTGGTACTTCCAGTGGCAGATACTTGGGAAGAGTTTGAAGGCAGCGGGATATCTGTTAACCTTTGCTTTTCTGAGTCAACGCTGAATAACTATATGCACCTGACTTGGATTGATACAGATACCTTGATCGGTATTTGTTGCCACAGTGACTCCTGCTCTTCAACAATCATGAACTCCAGTGGAGTTAGTGGCCTTCCAGAGAAACATAACTCACCATATTTTGTCAATGAGATTGAACTTGTCTGTTCTGAGGATTCTTTGCTAGGTTCAGTCTGCTCATCTGGTTGGCACGCAAGAATATCAAAGAAAATGCCTCTGCAGGCTCCAGTTATTGGAATATCTCGAAATCCAGCAAAAGGAGGTTCAGCCTTTATTCAGTTAAGTGGAGGAAGGATTGTTGAATACTGCTCAAATGTGAATTTGTTTAGAATGTCTTCCCCAATACATGTTAGTGAAGCCAGTTCTGACTATGCTTTTCCAACGTCATGCCCTTGGATGACTGCTGTCCTATGCCATGAAAATGGTATAGTTATGCCACTTCTCGTTGGACTTGATGACAGCAGCAAGTTGCATGTGGGCAAAAGGTTATTGAGCAGCAACTGTAGCAGTTTCACATTCTATTCCAGTGCTTATGGAGCTACTGAGAAGGTTGTGACCCACTTGCTTGTGACTACTAAGCAGGATCTTTTGTTCATTGTGGATATCAATGAGATTTTACTGAGAAACGGTGAGGTGACGATTGATAACCATATCAGGAGTCATCCTCGAggaaagcaaagcaaagagCATATCACTGTATGGGAAAAGGGAGCAAAGCTGATTGGTGTTCTCCATGGTGATGACGCAGCTGTCATAATGCAAACCACCCGTGGTAACTTAGAGTGTATATACCCGAGGAAGCTGGTCCTTGTTTCAATTGTTCAGGCACTGGTTCAGGGACGTTTTAGAGATGCATTAGACATGGTAAGGCGCCATCGGATTGATTTCAATATGATAGTTGACTACTGTGGCTGGAAAGTTTTTGTAAAGTCCGCGGCAGATTTTGTTAAACAAGTCAATAATCTTAGCCACATCAGTGAATTTGTTTGTTCAATAAAGAATGAGAATGTCAGCAGCAAATTGTATGAGACCTACATAACATTTCCTGATCAGTGTGCAACCTCTGTGGCCGATGCTGTAAATTCAGATGGCCTATTGTCAGATAACAAAGTCACATCTGTGCTGATGGCAATTCGAAAAGCCCTTGATGTGCAGATTGAAGAAAGCTCATCAAGAGAACTCTGTATACTGACTACTTTAGCCCGTAGTGAACCTCCGCTGTTGGAGGAAGCACTAAATAGAATAAAAGCCATTCGAGAACTGGAACTTCTTGGGATTGATGATTCCAGGAGAAAGCTTTACCCATCTTCTGAAGAGTCCCTGAAGCACTTGCTTTGGTTGACTGACCCAGAGGCTGTTTTTAATGCTGCTTTGGGACTGTATGATCTGAATCTTACTGCTATAGTAGCTTTGAATTCCCAAAAAGATCCAAAAGAGTTCATTCCTTTTCTCAAGAGTCTTGAATGCCTTCCTCCTGCTATTATGAAGTACACGGTTGATTTAAGACTTGGAAGATATGAAAGTGCTCTTAAGAACATTGTTTCTGCTGGTAATGAGTATCATGAGGACTGTATGAAACTCCTCAATTCTAACCCTCAATTGTTCCCTCTGGGCCTGCAGTTATTTACTGACCCAGATAAAAGGCATCAGATTCTTGAGGCATGGGGTGACCAACTTTCTGAAGAGAAATGCTTTGCGGATGCTGCAATAACTTATCAATGTTGTTCATCATATCACAAGTCTTTGAAGGCATATCGCGCTTGTGGGGATTGGAGAGGTGTATTCACTGTTGCTGGTCTTCTGAAGTacaaaaatgaagaaattatTCAACTAGCCCATGAACTATGTGATGAGTTCCAAGCACTTGGAAAACCAGGGGATGCTGCTAAAATAGCACTGGACTACTGTTCAGATGTTGAAAGAGGTGTTTGTTACTATGTCACGGCAAGAGAATGGGAAGAAGCTCTTCGAGTAGCTTATATGCACAACCGGCAGGATCTGGTTGACAATGTTAGAGATGCAGCTTTGGAATGTGCTGCTTTGCTGATTTCTGAGTATCAAGAAGGATTGCTAAAGGTGGGTAAATATCTGGCTCGTTATGTTGCTGTGCGGCAGAGGAGACTGTCACTAGCAGCCAAGCTCCAGTCAGAAGACCGATTTATGGATGTTGAAGATGACAATATCTCAGAAGTCAGCACTAGCTTCAGCGAAATGAGCGCGTATACCACGAG GTCAACTAAGGAGTCAAGTGCTTCTGTCATATCTAGTAATGCCAGCAAGTCAAGAGGAGCAAGGCGACAAAAGAAAGGTGGCAAGATACGAGCTGGAAG CCCTGGGGAGGAGATGGCACTTGTGGAGCATCTTAAAGGAATGTCTCTGACCTCTAGTGCTCTAACTGAGCTTAAAAGCCTACTTGTGGTTCTAATACAACTAGGGAAAGAAGAAACTGCCCGTCTGGTGCAGCTGGCTGGAGATAATTTTGAGCTATCTCAAAGGGCTGCAGTGAAGTTGGCTGAGGATACTGTTTCTAACAATAAGATAGATGAGAATGCACATACACTTGAGCATTACGTGAAAATGGTGAGAGCTCATCAGCCCGCTGATAGTGAAGCCAATTGTTGGCGAATCAAAGCATTGTCACCGCCTAGGATTGGTGTGTAA